One region of Bombus affinis isolate iyBomAffi1 chromosome 3, iyBomAffi1.2, whole genome shotgun sequence genomic DNA includes:
- the LOC126914049 gene encoding synaptic vesicle glycoprotein 2C-like isoform X2, whose translation MVNQVASLSYIVGYGKFHYGFVLLCGAMFLCVGCQNGINAYILPSAECDLDLRSEQKGLLNVAFLLGGVVSSLFWGVFADAYGRRYILLLTLLSDSILSIGGSFSQSFKVLLIFRALSGFFMGAPGSLVYTYLGEFHAAKHRVKAICYVGFFWTLSWLILPGLAWIIIPLPISLRFNGMLYNSWRLFLAIIGIPSLMVTLIATRYPESPKFLVSQGKTDEALAILRKIYAINTGRNEDDYPVKVLLSDDTMNINNVNKTSFSASTVLMELLKNIWQQMRSLASPPLLKYALLCWTIYFANMCGYYGFGLWLPELFNRFESYQHLHPNRSVSVCKLIQESDLQATVTPASNISLNSTNVLINSTTETDCSSNMDEMVFINSLTINAFCLVGNIVSGYLANRVGRRTIPVTTMLLAGMFGFAIYFVESSLQILMVSCMFSLTIVTANFVISSIVVDIFPTHVGAVAICMMTCFGRIGAIASNLAFGMLLDISCEVPIFLVGSIVIFGGLLALILPQKKS comes from the exons GGTACGGAAAATTCCACTATGGCTTCGTATTACTCTGTGGAGCAATGTTCCTCTGCGTTGGTTGTCAGAACGGAATAAACGCGTACATTTTACCATCCGCAGAGTGTGATCTCGATTTGAGGTCTGAACAAAAAGGTCTTCTGAACGTCGCCTTCCTCTTAG GCGGAGTTGTAAGTTCCCTTTTCTGGGGAGTATTTGCAGATGCCTACGGAAGGAGATATATTCTCCTCCTTACTTTATTAAGTGACAGTATTTTGTCAATTGGAGGAAGTTTCTCTCAAAGCTTTAAAGTGCTGTTAATTTTCAGAGCACTCAGTGGATTCTT CATGGGTGCTCCTGGTTCTCTAGTCTATACGTATCTTGGTGAATTCCACGCAGCCAAACATAGAGTAAAAGCTATCTGTTACGTAGGATTCTTCTGGACCCTATCGTGGTTGATATTGCCTG GTTTGGCTTGGATTATCATACCGCTGCCAATATCCCTTCGATTCAATGGCATGTTGTATAATTCTTGGCGACTCTTTCTGGCTATTATTGGAATACCATCGTTAATGGTAACTTTGATCGCGACCAGATATCCTGAAAGTCCGAAATTTTTGGTCTCTCAGGGAAAAACGGACGAAGCACTGGCAATTTTGCGAAAAATCTACGCGATAAACACTGGCCGTAACGAGGACGACTATCCC GTAAAAGTCTTGTTGTCCGATGATACGATGAATAttaataatgttaataaaacGTCTTTCTCCGCGTCCACAGTACTAATGGAATTGCTGAAAAATATTTGGCAACAGATGCGTTCGCTTGCGTCACCGCCACTTTTGAAATACGCGCTTCTCTGTTGGACTATTTACTTTGCGAATATGTGCGG ATACTATGGATTCGGTTTATGGTTACCAGAGCTGTTCAATCGTTTTGAAAGCTACCAACACTTACATCCCAATCGAAGTGTAAGCGTTTGTAAACTAATCCAAGAAAGTGACCTGCAAGCTACTGTGACGCCAGCGTCAAATATTTCGCTTAATTCAACGAACGTTTTAATTAACTCGACGACTGAGACCGATTGTTCTTCTAACATGGACGAGATGGTTTTCATCAATTCATTGACGATCAACGCATTTTGCTTGGTTGGCAACATCGTATCTGGATATTTGGCAAATCGTGTTGGCCGACGGACAATTCCag TAACAACCATGTTGTTAGCTGGAATGTTTGGCTTCGCGATATACTTCGTCGAGTCCTCCTTGCAAATTTTAATGGTGAGCTGCATGTTCTCGTTGACGATAGTCACGGCAAATTTCGTGATCAGCAGCATAGTGGTTGACATATTTCCGACGCATGTAGGCGCCGTTGCGATTTGTATGATGACCTGTTTTGGCAGAATTGGCGCGATCGCCAGCAATTTAGCCTTTGGAATGTTGCTCGACATTAGCTGCGAGGTGCCAATCTTTTTGGTCGGCAGTATAGTGATCT TTGGAGGATTGTTGGCATTGATTCTTCCACAGAAAAAAAGTTGA
- the LOC126914049 gene encoding synaptic vesicle glycoprotein 2C-like isoform X3, producing MFLCVGCQNGINAYILPSAECDLDLRSEQKGLLNVAFLLGGVVSSLFWGVFADAYGRRYILLLTLLSDSILSIGGSFSQSFKVLLIFRALSGFFMGAPGSLVYTYLGEFHAAKHRVKAICYVGFFWTLSWLILPGLAWIIIPLPISLRFNGMLYNSWRLFLAIIGIPSLMVTLIATRYPESPKFLVSQGKTDEALAILRKIYAINTGRNEDDYPVKVLLSDDTMNINNVNKTSFSASTVLMELLKNIWQQMRSLASPPLLKYALLCWTIYFANMCGYYGFGLWLPELFNRFESYQHLHPNRSVSVCKLIQESDLQATVTPASNISLNSTNVLINSTTETDCSSNMDEMVFINSLTINAFCLVGNIVSGYLANRVGRRTIPVTTMLLAGMFGFAIYFVESSLQILMVSCMFSLTIVTANFVISSIVVDIFPTHVGAVAICMMTCFGRIGAIASNLAFGMLLDISCEVPIFLVGSIVIFGGLLALILPQKKS from the exons ATGTTCCTCTGCGTTGGTTGTCAGAACGGAATAAACGCGTACATTTTACCATCCGCAGAGTGTGATCTCGATTTGAGGTCTGAACAAAAAGGTCTTCTGAACGTCGCCTTCCTCTTAG GCGGAGTTGTAAGTTCCCTTTTCTGGGGAGTATTTGCAGATGCCTACGGAAGGAGATATATTCTCCTCCTTACTTTATTAAGTGACAGTATTTTGTCAATTGGAGGAAGTTTCTCTCAAAGCTTTAAAGTGCTGTTAATTTTCAGAGCACTCAGTGGATTCTT CATGGGTGCTCCTGGTTCTCTAGTCTATACGTATCTTGGTGAATTCCACGCAGCCAAACATAGAGTAAAAGCTATCTGTTACGTAGGATTCTTCTGGACCCTATCGTGGTTGATATTGCCTG GTTTGGCTTGGATTATCATACCGCTGCCAATATCCCTTCGATTCAATGGCATGTTGTATAATTCTTGGCGACTCTTTCTGGCTATTATTGGAATACCATCGTTAATGGTAACTTTGATCGCGACCAGATATCCTGAAAGTCCGAAATTTTTGGTCTCTCAGGGAAAAACGGACGAAGCACTGGCAATTTTGCGAAAAATCTACGCGATAAACACTGGCCGTAACGAGGACGACTATCCC GTAAAAGTCTTGTTGTCCGATGATACGATGAATAttaataatgttaataaaacGTCTTTCTCCGCGTCCACAGTACTAATGGAATTGCTGAAAAATATTTGGCAACAGATGCGTTCGCTTGCGTCACCGCCACTTTTGAAATACGCGCTTCTCTGTTGGACTATTTACTTTGCGAATATGTGCGG ATACTATGGATTCGGTTTATGGTTACCAGAGCTGTTCAATCGTTTTGAAAGCTACCAACACTTACATCCCAATCGAAGTGTAAGCGTTTGTAAACTAATCCAAGAAAGTGACCTGCAAGCTACTGTGACGCCAGCGTCAAATATTTCGCTTAATTCAACGAACGTTTTAATTAACTCGACGACTGAGACCGATTGTTCTTCTAACATGGACGAGATGGTTTTCATCAATTCATTGACGATCAACGCATTTTGCTTGGTTGGCAACATCGTATCTGGATATTTGGCAAATCGTGTTGGCCGACGGACAATTCCag TAACAACCATGTTGTTAGCTGGAATGTTTGGCTTCGCGATATACTTCGTCGAGTCCTCCTTGCAAATTTTAATGGTGAGCTGCATGTTCTCGTTGACGATAGTCACGGCAAATTTCGTGATCAGCAGCATAGTGGTTGACATATTTCCGACGCATGTAGGCGCCGTTGCGATTTGTATGATGACCTGTTTTGGCAGAATTGGCGCGATCGCCAGCAATTTAGCCTTTGGAATGTTGCTCGACATTAGCTGCGAGGTGCCAATCTTTTTGGTCGGCAGTATAGTGATCT TTGGAGGATTGTTGGCATTGATTCTTCCACAGAAAAAAAGTTGA
- the LOC126914049 gene encoding synaptic vesicle glycoprotein 2C-like isoform X1 codes for MVNQVASLSYIVENNAGKESAADFEKAIKLCGYGKFHYGFVLLCGAMFLCVGCQNGINAYILPSAECDLDLRSEQKGLLNVAFLLGGVVSSLFWGVFADAYGRRYILLLTLLSDSILSIGGSFSQSFKVLLIFRALSGFFMGAPGSLVYTYLGEFHAAKHRVKAICYVGFFWTLSWLILPGLAWIIIPLPISLRFNGMLYNSWRLFLAIIGIPSLMVTLIATRYPESPKFLVSQGKTDEALAILRKIYAINTGRNEDDYPVKVLLSDDTMNINNVNKTSFSASTVLMELLKNIWQQMRSLASPPLLKYALLCWTIYFANMCGYYGFGLWLPELFNRFESYQHLHPNRSVSVCKLIQESDLQATVTPASNISLNSTNVLINSTTETDCSSNMDEMVFINSLTINAFCLVGNIVSGYLANRVGRRTIPVTTMLLAGMFGFAIYFVESSLQILMVSCMFSLTIVTANFVISSIVVDIFPTHVGAVAICMMTCFGRIGAIASNLAFGMLLDISCEVPIFLVGSIVIFGGLLALILPQKKS; via the exons AGAACAATGCAGGCAAGGAAAGCGCTGCAGATTTCGAAAAAGCCATCAAACTGTGTG GGTACGGAAAATTCCACTATGGCTTCGTATTACTCTGTGGAGCAATGTTCCTCTGCGTTGGTTGTCAGAACGGAATAAACGCGTACATTTTACCATCCGCAGAGTGTGATCTCGATTTGAGGTCTGAACAAAAAGGTCTTCTGAACGTCGCCTTCCTCTTAG GCGGAGTTGTAAGTTCCCTTTTCTGGGGAGTATTTGCAGATGCCTACGGAAGGAGATATATTCTCCTCCTTACTTTATTAAGTGACAGTATTTTGTCAATTGGAGGAAGTTTCTCTCAAAGCTTTAAAGTGCTGTTAATTTTCAGAGCACTCAGTGGATTCTT CATGGGTGCTCCTGGTTCTCTAGTCTATACGTATCTTGGTGAATTCCACGCAGCCAAACATAGAGTAAAAGCTATCTGTTACGTAGGATTCTTCTGGACCCTATCGTGGTTGATATTGCCTG GTTTGGCTTGGATTATCATACCGCTGCCAATATCCCTTCGATTCAATGGCATGTTGTATAATTCTTGGCGACTCTTTCTGGCTATTATTGGAATACCATCGTTAATGGTAACTTTGATCGCGACCAGATATCCTGAAAGTCCGAAATTTTTGGTCTCTCAGGGAAAAACGGACGAAGCACTGGCAATTTTGCGAAAAATCTACGCGATAAACACTGGCCGTAACGAGGACGACTATCCC GTAAAAGTCTTGTTGTCCGATGATACGATGAATAttaataatgttaataaaacGTCTTTCTCCGCGTCCACAGTACTAATGGAATTGCTGAAAAATATTTGGCAACAGATGCGTTCGCTTGCGTCACCGCCACTTTTGAAATACGCGCTTCTCTGTTGGACTATTTACTTTGCGAATATGTGCGG ATACTATGGATTCGGTTTATGGTTACCAGAGCTGTTCAATCGTTTTGAAAGCTACCAACACTTACATCCCAATCGAAGTGTAAGCGTTTGTAAACTAATCCAAGAAAGTGACCTGCAAGCTACTGTGACGCCAGCGTCAAATATTTCGCTTAATTCAACGAACGTTTTAATTAACTCGACGACTGAGACCGATTGTTCTTCTAACATGGACGAGATGGTTTTCATCAATTCATTGACGATCAACGCATTTTGCTTGGTTGGCAACATCGTATCTGGATATTTGGCAAATCGTGTTGGCCGACGGACAATTCCag TAACAACCATGTTGTTAGCTGGAATGTTTGGCTTCGCGATATACTTCGTCGAGTCCTCCTTGCAAATTTTAATGGTGAGCTGCATGTTCTCGTTGACGATAGTCACGGCAAATTTCGTGATCAGCAGCATAGTGGTTGACATATTTCCGACGCATGTAGGCGCCGTTGCGATTTGTATGATGACCTGTTTTGGCAGAATTGGCGCGATCGCCAGCAATTTAGCCTTTGGAATGTTGCTCGACATTAGCTGCGAGGTGCCAATCTTTTTGGTCGGCAGTATAGTGATCT TTGGAGGATTGTTGGCATTGATTCTTCCACAGAAAAAAAGTTGA